Below is a window of Streptomyces qaidamensis DNA.
CCGGCCGCACCGCTGCCCGCGCGTTTCGCCGCAGATCCCGTGCCGACGCCGCCGACCCACAGGGTGAGGGGCCGGTGCAGGGCACCCGGTCGTGGCCCGCAGGGTGAGCCGCCGGTGTCCCCGCAGGGCGAGCCGCCGGTGTCCCCGCAGCGCTGCGCCGCGCCCCGGGGTGCACGGGCGGGCGACCCCCGGTCCGTTCCAAGGCAGAGCGGGCGCCCCCCGGTCCGTTCCAAGGCAGAGCGGGCGCCCCCCGGTCCGTTTAAGACAGGGCGGCGGAGTGGAGTGCCGTCACGGCGTCGGTCACGGTGGCGGTCGCGGGACCGAGGACGTCGGCACCGGGCCGCGTGCCGGTCTCGCCGGTCCCGAGTTCACCGGTCCCGAGTTCACCGGTCCCGGGTTCACCGGTCCCGGGTTCGCCTTCCTCACAGCAGTCCACGGGCGCGAACCGCATCCCGTACCGCTCCTGGGCAGGTTCCCCGGACCCGCTGCGCGGTGGTTCGGGCCGCTGCCCGGGCGGGGCCTCTCCCTGCGGGCGCTGCTCGCGCTCCTCGCGGCTCTCGCGCGGCGAGTCCTCGGCCCGCTTCCGCCGGAGCGCCTCCCCCGGGCCGCCGGTGGCATCCGGCGGTTCCACCGTCCAGCGTTGCGCCGCGGAGCCGTCGCGGCGGGTGACGATCACGTCCCGGCCCTGGCCGGGGGCGACGGCCAGTCCCCCGCCGCCGCGCGGCAGCAGTTCGCCGCGCACGGTCAGGTCGTAGCGGACGACTCCGGCGTGCACCAGGCAGCCGGCCAGGACGACCGAGCCCTCGGCCGGGTCGGAGCCGAGGCACAGGGTGGGGTCGGCGCCGCTGCGCAGGACGCCGTCCTCCTGGTACGACCACTGCTGGGACCCGCCCGCGGAGCAGGCGGTGAGCACGATGCGGACCTCAGCCCGGACCCGGCCGCCTCGGACGTCGAGGCACAGGCCGTCGTCGAGGTTGCGCAGGCGCCCCCGGGCCACTTCCGCGGAGCTGCCGGCGGAGGCGGCCGACGGGGCACCGACGGGCGAGGACCCCTCGGACGAGGCCGCCGTGGAGTCCGGCTCCCTGGGAGCGGATCCCGCGCCGTCCGGAGCGACGGAGTGACCGCTGACCGCGCCCCAGGTGGCCCGTGGGCCGGCGGTGCCGCTCTCCTCCGTCCAGCCCCGGGCGGTGAGCAGGGTCGCCAGCAGCACGAGGGAGGTCACCCCGATCGCGGCGGCCAGTGCCTTCGTGTGCCTCCTCGGCGACAGGGACCGGCCGGTCGCCGGGTCGGTCCGGGGCCGGAAGCGGTGCCGTCCGCCGGGGGGCAGGGCGCTGTGGCCCTCGCCGCGGCCCTGCCGTGACGCGAGGTAGCGGCGGGCGCCCCAGCCGAGCACCGTCTCCACGAGCAGGTCTTCCAGACCGCCCTCGAAATGGCTGAGTTGTTCGGCGGCGTGACGGCAGTAGCGGCATGCCATGAGATGCCGCTGCACATCCGGCAGCAGGGCCCCGCCACGGCGCATGGGAACGTCCAGCAGGCGGTTGTAGTAGCGGCATTCCTGCGTCGGTGCGAGTTCCCGGTGCGCCCGTACGCATCCCGACCGGAATTGCTCGCGCGCCTGCAGCAGGGCGGCCGAAGCGGTAGCTGCGTCCACTCCCAGCAGACCGGCCGGTACGGATATGGGCTCGGCCTCGACCTCCGTGTGCCACAGCAGGCATTGGGAAGCACCCGGAAGGCCTCGGAAAGCGCGCTCCGCGAGGCGTCGCCTTTCGGGTGTGCTGGGGCGGGCGGCGCGCAGGCCGCGGGCGCCGACGGTTTTGCGGAGTTCCGGCAGTACTCCGGAAATCCCGTCGTCGGCGGCCCACTTCCCGACCGTCTCCCGGACGGTCCTGAGCAGCCGCGGGCGCAGGGCGCCACCGCCCGGCCGGGCCAGTTCCTCCCGGAAGGCGGCGGCTGCCGCCATCGCCGCGGAGTCCTCCGAGGACGCCAGGCAGATCACGGCGTACTCGTAGACCGAGCGCCAGTGCCGCGCCAGCAACAGCGCTACGGCGCGCGGCGCTTCGGCGGGTTCTCCCACCCGGGCGAGAAGATTGGAGTCGGACTCCGCGGGCCCCGCTCCGGGTCGTGGCGGGTACGGCGGGCGTGGGGGGTTGGGGGATTGCACGGAACCATTTCCTTCCAGCCGCAGAACGGCAGGCGAATTGCGCGTCCGTCGGAAAGCAGGTGCGTGATTGGTGCATACCTGTGCCGTGTCAGCTGGGGACCCGGCTGTGAGGTGGCTCACTTTCGCACATACGACTCACTGGTAACAAGGAGTTCGGATGACCCGAGTTCAAAACGCGGGAATTTCAGATACGTTACCGGCGGTATCCGCACCGGCTTTCGAAAACGGGGCCGCCGGGGATCACAAGTTGTGTGCGCGCAAAGGCGATTGGTACACGAAATCTCCAACTCCCCGGCCGCCGGTCTCGGCACCCGCTTCCTGCCCGCCACGGAGGCGACGCCCAAGGAGATGCTGCCGGCCGCCGACAAGCCGGCCATCCAGTACGTCGTCGAGGAGGCGGCAGCGGCGGGACTGGACGACGTCCCGATGGTCACCGGCCGGCACAAGCGGGCCGTCGAGGACCACTTCGACCACGCCTTCGAGCTGGAGCAGGCCCTCGCGGCCAAGGGCGACACCGTGCGGCTGGACGCGGTGCGCTACCCGGCATAGCTGGCACAGCTGGCGCAGCTGGCGAGCATCCACCACATCCGGCAGGGGGAGCCGCTCGGCCCGGGCCACGCCGTGCTGTGCGCCCGCCACCATGTCGGCCACCAAACTTTCGCGGTCCTCCTCGGCGACGACCTGATCGGCCCTCGCGAGACTCCGCCGAGCCGGATGCTCGGCGTCCGCGACCGCCTGCTCGGCAGCGTGGTCGCCCTGATGGAGGTCCCGCCCGAGCAGATCCACCACTATGGCTGCGCCGCCGTCGAGCCGACCGGCGAGGAGGGCGTCGCCCGTGTCACGGGCCTGGTCGAGAAGCCGGCCCCGCAGGACGCACCGCCGATACGCCGCCATCGGCCGCTACGCCCTCGACCCGGACGGCTTCACCGCCCTGGAGCGCACCCCGCCCGGCCGGGGCGACGAGATCCAGCTGACCGACGCCCTGCAAGGAGCCGGCCGCGGGCGGCACGGTGCACGGGGTCGTCTTCGAGGGCCTGCGCCACGACACCGGCGACAAGGCCGGCTATCTACACACGGTGGTCAGGCCGGCCTGCGAACGCCCCGACCTGGGGCCGGAGTTCGTGACATGGCTCAGGGTGTTCCTCGGGGAGCTGGACGGCACGCGCCCCGCACCCCGGGACGTGGCGGCGCGACATGCGAAAGCCCCGGCACCCGGCCGGGGTCCCCGCACACGCGACAGCCCGGTCAGCTGTTGGGCCGCAGGGTCCACACCACGGTCATCTCGGCGGTGACGGCACCGTCGGCCCGCTGAAGGGCGATGGCCACCGGGAACTCGGGGCGCTCACCGGCGTCCAGCTGGGCGACGACCTCGGCGGCCGGGCGGCCGAGAGTGGCCGTGGCGGTGACGGCGCCCATCGCCAGCTTCCTGTAGGAGATCTCGGCGCTGACGGCGAGCGGCACGGCGCGCGAGAGCTGGTCCCCGAACGCGGCCAGCACGATCGCCCCGCTCGCGGACTCGCCGAGCGTGAACATCGCACCGGCGTGCGGGCCGCCCACGTGGTTGTGGAACTCGGCCTGGTCCGGCAGCGACAGCACCGCCCGCTCCGGCGAGGTCTCTAGGAACTCGAGGTTCAGGGTCCGGGCCATGGGCACCGTGGCGGCAAGCATCTCGCCGATGGACATCTGGTCTGCGCTCATGGCCGCATGTTACTCACGAGTAGAGACCGCTGACCAGGCCGTGTGACGACCGCCGCACCGGCCCGCACGACATCCGCACCGCCCGCTCCCCGGGTTGCTACATCTCCGTCCACGGGCAGTGACCGAATCGTGTCCGGGGCGCGGCTAGGGTGACTGCTCATGTGGCCAGGACAGCAGCCGCCCGGGGGCGAGCAGAACCCGCAGGCGAACAACCCGTACCAGCAGCCGGGGTACCAGCAGCCGAATCCGTACCAGCAGCCGGGGTACCAGCAGCAGCCCGACCCCTATGGGCAGCAGCCGCAGTGGGGCACCCCCGCGCCGGCCGGCGCGCCGCAGCCCCCGCAGGGCGGTGGCGGCGGCAACCGGACGAAGCTGGTCGCGATCATCGCCGCCACGGCGGTGGTCGTAGCGGCCGGTGTCACCGGCTTCCTGGTGCTGGGCGGCGACAAGGACGACACGGCGGACGGCGGCAAGAGCGGCAAGAAGGACAAGGCCGCGTCGAGTCCTCCGTCCGAGGAGCCGAGCCCCGGCACCACCGGCGACAACCCCCGCGGCGGCGAGGCGGCGCAGCCCACGGTCAAGGGCTGGAAGGTCGTCATCAACCCCAAGTGGGGCACCGCCTTCGACGTCCCGGCGGACTGGGAGGTGGCCTCCCCGACGTCGTCCGTCTTCTTCGAGGACGAGAAGTCCGATGACGGCAAGCCGCTGATCCTCATGTCGGCGCCGGCGTTCTACAAGTCCAAGTGGTGCACGAGCGACGACAACAAGGACGGCCGGACCGAGACCGAGTCGCTGGCCGGGGCGGGCACCAAGGGTGCCGACGGCGCCAAGGACACGGACGAGGTCGCGGTCAACCAGGTGGCCTGGTGGGTGTACGGCGGCTACACGCAGCCGGACAAGAAGAGCGTCAAGGCCGACGACAAGGCCAAGCCCTACACGACCGCCTCGGGCGTGAAGGGCAGCGTCGCCTGGGCGCACTCGGAGAACACGCCCGACAAGGGCAAGTGCGCGAGCGACGGCAAGGCGGTCACGTTCGGCTTCAAGAACTCCGCCGGTGACTTCGTCGCGTGGAGCTTCTTCGGCGCCAAGGGCGTCAAGGGCGAGGTGCCCGAGAAGACCATTCTGAAGATCCTCAGCACGGTCCGGCTGCACGGCGAGCCGACCGGCGGCTGATCCGGAAACGGAACGGGCCCGCCCACTGCGACGGGGACGGGCCCGGCTCACCGAAGCTTCGCGAGGGTGGTCAGCCCTTCAGGTGTCCGCGGACCCAGCGCCCCGAGACGGACTCGTCGTCCACACGGCGGCTGCCGGTGCGGACCCGGCACCGGTCCCGCCCGGCCGGCGCGGTCGTGCTCCGCATCCCGGGCCACCGCGAACCGAGCCGCCGGACCACGCCGGTGGCATGCGCGGCACCGAGCGTGCCTCAGCCGATGCCGAACGCCCCGTCCGGGGGCACGGGTGACGGCACGGCGTCCGCGTCCCCCACCGGTCGCGCATCGCCGATGAACTCCCGCAGCCCTGAGCCGTGTTCGACCCGGGCCGGGAAGGCGTCGGCGGCGGTGAGCCGGGCCAGGGCGGCGACGTCGACCGGCTGATGACCGGCGACGAGCACGGCGTTACCGAACCGCCGCCCCCGCAGCACCCCCGGCTCGGCGATCAGCACGAGCTCCTCGAAGGCGGTGGCCAGGGTGGCGAGTTGCGACCTCAGGAAGGCGAAGGGCGCGGCGTCGGGGAGGTTGGCGAGATAGACCCCGTGTCCTCGCAGTACCCGCGCGGCCTCACGGACGTAGGTGACGGAGGTGAGGTGCGCCGGCACCCGCGACCCGCTGAAGACGTCCGCGAGGAGAACATCCGCCGAGGCCGCAGGAGCGTGCTCCAGCCAGACCCGGGCATCCGTCGCGTGCAGGGCGATGTCCGCGCCTTCCGGCAGCGGCAGGTGCCCGGACACCAGCTCCAGCAGCCCCCGGTCCGCCTCGACGACGTCCTGCCGCGAGCCCGGCCGGGTCACGGCCACGTACCGGGGCAGGGTGAGCGCGCCTCCCCCGAGATGCGCCACGTCGAGCGCCCGCCCCGGCTCGGCCAGGACATCCAGCACGTGCCCGAGCCGCCGCGTGTACTCGAACTCCAGATGCGTCGGTTCATCCAGGTCGACGTACGACTGAGGCGCCCCGTCGACGGTCAGCAGCCATGCTCGCTCCCGGTCGACGTCCGGCATGAGCTTGGCGGTGCCGTGATCGGTGGTCCTGGTCACGGGAATGGGATCGTTCACTGCTCCATTGTGCGATGGGTCGACGCAGCTCAGGGGAGCGGGGAACTGCGCGACCAGCCCATGGCGGCCCGCAGTCCCCCGCCACCTCAACCCGGCCCGCAGTCCCCCGCCACCTCAACCCACCACGGTCACGGTCCCCGCTCCCACAGTCCGCCCACCCTCACGGATGGCGAACCCGAGCCCCGCCTCCAACGGCACGTCCCGCCCCAGCTCCACGGTCATCACCACCGTGTCACCGGGCCGGGCCACCGCCGCCTCCCCCAGGTCGACGTCCCCGACCACATCCGCGGTACGGATGTAGAACTGCGGCCGGTACCCGCTGGAGACAGCCGTCGTACGCCCGCCCTCACGCGCGGACAGCACGTACACCTGCGCGGTGAACCGGCGACTCGGCACGACGCTCCCGGGGGCGGCGACGACGTGCCCCCGCCGGACGGCGTCCCGCGGAACACCCCGCAGCAGCATGGCCACGTTGTCCCCGGCCTGCGCCTCGTCCATCGGCTTCCCGAAGGTCTCCAGACCCGTGACCACCGTCTCGGCGGAAGCCCCGAGCACCTCGACCCGGTCACCGACGCGCACCACACCCCGCTCGACCGCCCCGGTCACCACGGTCCCCCGCCCGGTGATGGTCAGCACGTTCTCCACCGACAGCAGGAACGGAGCGTCCAGATACCGCTCCGGCATCGGCACGTACGTGTCCACCGCGTCGAGCAGCGCCTCGATCGACGCCGTCCAGCGCGGGTCCCCCTCCAGAGCCTTCAGGCCCGAGACGCGTACGACGGGTACGGAGTCGCCGCCGTAGCCGTGCGCGGTGAGCAGGTCGCGGACCTCCAGCTCGACCAGGTCGGTCAGCTCCTCGTCCCCCGCGTCGGCCTTGTTGAGGGCGACCACGATGTGGTCGACGCCCACCTGCCGGGCGAGCAGGACGTGTTCGGCGGTCTGCGGCATGATCCCGTCGAGCGCGGAGACGACGAGGATCGCCCCGTCGAGCTGGGCGGCGCCGGTGACCATGTTCTTGACGTAGTCGGCGTGGCCCGGCATGTCGACGTGCGCGTAGTGCCGGGTGTCGGTCTCGTACTCGACGTGCGCGATGTTGATGGTGATGCCGCGCGCCGCCTCCTCGGGCGCCCGGTCGATCCGGTCGAACGGCACGAACGCGCCACTGCCGCGGTCGGCGAGGACCTTGGTGATGGCGGCCGTCAACGTGGTCTTGCCGTGGTCGACATGACCCATCGTGCCGATGTTGAGATGCGGTTTCGTACGGACGTAGGCCGTTTTGGACATGGCTGTACCTCGAAGCGTGTATCAGCGAAGAAGAAGTGGGACCCCGAGGACCTGCCCGACCCTCCCCTTGCGGGGTCCGCCGGACGAACCGGAGAGGGTCAGCTTCGGGCGCCGTCCATGACGGCCGTGAGATCGGCGACGGCAGCCTTCGGGGCATCCGTGACCACGGATGCTGCGAGGGTGAAGGCGTACCGGAACATGTCGTCGATCATTGCCGACGCTTTACCGCACGTCGAATGGTTTTAGGTTGCCTGCGCACGAGGCTGCGCGCCCCGCTGCGCATGCCGGGCTGTGACGCCCGTGAGACGAACCATACGGCGATCACACACATTTGTCGGTTAGTGTCACCGGATGCTCGATGCCACCACCCGCTCTGGGGGCACCGCCACGGCCTCTCCCCGGGCCACCGCCGCGGAGCTCGCCGTCGCCGTTCCCCCGGCAACGAACGCCTCGCCCGCCGTACCGCCCTCTTTCGCCGCCCGCTGCACGAGAGTTCTGCTGTCCCCGTGGTCGCGGCTGTCCCTGCTCGTCGCGCTGCTCGCCGCGGGCGCCTGCGGCGTGCTGCTGTTCGAGCCGCAGCGACTGCTGACGGAGGGCTGGCCGCCACAGCTCGGCGGTGCCGCGGCCGCGGCGGTGTTCGCGGTGGCGTACGGCGTGTGCACCGTGGCGTTCGTGCCGAGGCCGCTGCTGAACCTGGCGGCGGGTGCCCTGTTCGGTTCGCAGCTCGGCCTCGGCGTGGCGCTGGCGGGGACGGTGCTCGGTGCCGGGATCGCCTTCTGCCTGGGCCGGGCGCTGGGGCAGGACGCCCTGCGCCCGCTGCTGCGGGGGCGCTGGCTGGAGGCCGCGGACGGCCAGCTCAGCCGGCACGGCTTCCGTTCGATGCTCGCGGTGCGGCTGTTCCCGGGTGTGCCGTTCTGGGCCGCGAACTATTGCGCCTCCGTCTCCCGCATGGGCCTGCTGCCGTTCCTGCTGGCCACGGGCCTCGGCTCGATCCCGAACACCGCCGCCTACGCCGTCGCGGGCGCCCGTGCCTCCACCCCGACCTCGCCCGCCTTCCTGATCGCCCTGGCGTGCATCGCCCTGCCCGCGCTGGCGGGCGTGGTGGTGGCCTGGCGCAAGCGGCACCAGCTGCGCCGCCTCTGACGCCCTGTCACACCGCCCGGCTACACCCGTTCCAGCACCATGGCGTTGGCGAGTCCGCCCGCCTCGCACATGGTCTGGAGCGCGTACCGCGCGCCCCGCTCCCGCATCGCGTGCGCCAGCGTCGTCGTGAGCCGGGTGCCGCTCGCGCCGAGGGGATGCCCGAGGGCGATGGCCCCGCCGTGCACGTTGACCCGGGTGAGGTCGGCACCCGTCTCCTGCCGCCAGGCCAGGACGACACTGGAGAACGCCTCGTTGACCTCGAACAGGTCGATGTCGTCGAGGGTCAGCGACGCTTTGCGCAAGACTTTCTCGGTCGCCGGGATCACGCCCGTGAGCATCAGCAGCGGGTCGGAACCGGTGACGGCGAAGCTGTGCAGCCGGACGAGGGGCCGCAGTCCCAGCCGGGCCGCCGTCTCGCTCGACGTGATGAGCACCGCCGAGGCCCCGTCGTTGACCGGGCTGGCATTGCCCGCCGTGACGTTCCACTCGATCTGCGGGAAGCGCTCGGCGAAGACCGGGTCGTGGTACGCCGGCTTGAGCCCGGCGAGGATCTCGGTGGTGCTGCCGGGCCGGACGCACTCGTCGCGCGCGACACCTTCCAGCGGCGCGACCTCGGCCTCGAACAGGCCGCTCTCCCAGGCCTCGGCGGCCTTCCGGTGCGAGGAGA
It encodes the following:
- a CDS encoding RICIN domain-containing protein, yielding MQSPNPPRPPYPPRPGAGPAESDSNLLARVGEPAEAPRAVALLLARHWRSVYEYAVICLASSEDSAAMAAAAAFREELARPGGGALRPRLLRTVRETVGKWAADDGISGVLPELRKTVGARGLRAARPSTPERRRLAERAFRGLPGASQCLLWHTEVEAEPISVPAGLLGVDAATASAALLQAREQFRSGCVRAHRELAPTQECRYYNRLLDVPMRRGGALLPDVQRHLMACRYCRHAAEQLSHFEGGLEDLLVETVLGWGARRYLASRQGRGEGHSALPPGGRHRFRPRTDPATGRSLSPRRHTKALAAAIGVTSLVLLATLLTARGWTEESGTAGPRATWGAVSGHSVAPDGAGSAPREPDSTAASSEGSSPVGAPSAASAGSSAEVARGRLRNLDDGLCLDVRGGRVRAEVRIVLTACSAGGSQQWSYQEDGVLRSGADPTLCLGSDPAEGSVVLAGCLVHAGVVRYDLTVRGELLPRGGGGLAVAPGQGRDVIVTRRDGSAAQRWTVEPPDATGGPGEALRRKRAEDSPRESREEREQRPQGEAPPGQRPEPPRSGSGEPAQERYGMRFAPVDCCEEGEPGTGEPGTGELGTGELGTGETGTRPGADVLGPATATVTDAVTALHSAALS
- a CDS encoding DUF4442 domain-containing protein — translated: MSIGEMLAATVPMARTLNLEFLETSPERAVLSLPDQAEFHNHVGGPHAGAMFTLGESASGAIVLAAFGDQLSRAVPLAVSAEISYRKLAMGAVTATATLGRPAAEVVAQLDAGERPEFPVAIALQRADGAVTAEMTVVWTLRPNS
- a CDS encoding spermidine synthase, which encodes MNDPIPVTRTTDHGTAKLMPDVDRERAWLLTVDGAPQSYVDLDEPTHLEFEYTRRLGHVLDVLAEPGRALDVAHLGGGALTLPRYVAVTRPGSRQDVVEADRGLLELVSGHLPLPEGADIALHATDARVWLEHAPAASADVLLADVFSGSRVPAHLTSVTYVREAARVLRGHGVYLANLPDAAPFAFLRSQLATLATAFEELVLIAEPGVLRGRRFGNAVLVAGHQPVDVAALARLTAADAFPARVEHGSGLREFIGDARPVGDADAVPSPVPPDGAFGIG
- the tuf gene encoding elongation factor Tu, with the translated sequence MSKTAYVRTKPHLNIGTMGHVDHGKTTLTAAITKVLADRGSGAFVPFDRIDRAPEEAARGITINIAHVEYETDTRHYAHVDMPGHADYVKNMVTGAAQLDGAILVVSALDGIMPQTAEHVLLARQVGVDHIVVALNKADAGDEELTDLVELEVRDLLTAHGYGGDSVPVVRVSGLKALEGDPRWTASIEALLDAVDTYVPMPERYLDAPFLLSVENVLTITGRGTVVTGAVERGVVRVGDRVEVLGASAETVVTGLETFGKPMDEAQAGDNVAMLLRGVPRDAVRRGHVVAAPGSVVPSRRFTAQVYVLSAREGGRTTAVSSGYRPQFYIRTADVVGDVDLGEAAVARPGDTVVMTVELGRDVPLEAGLGFAIREGGRTVGAGTVTVVG
- a CDS encoding TVP38/TMEM64 family protein; the protein is MLDATTRSGGTATASPRATAAELAVAVPPATNASPAVPPSFAARCTRVLLSPWSRLSLLVALLAAGACGVLLFEPQRLLTEGWPPQLGGAAAAAVFAVAYGVCTVAFVPRPLLNLAAGALFGSQLGLGVALAGTVLGAGIAFCLGRALGQDALRPLLRGRWLEAADGQLSRHGFRSMLAVRLFPGVPFWAANYCASVSRMGLLPFLLATGLGSIPNTAAYAVAGARASTPTSPAFLIALACIALPALAGVVVAWRKRHQLRRL
- a CDS encoding thiolase family protein, which translates into the protein MRDAVIVEAVRTPIGKGKPNGALAHVHPVDLLAHTLRTLVERSGIDPSLIDDVIGGTVDQVGEQAMNTTRYAVLSAGFPESVPATTVDRQCGSSQQAVHFAAQGVLSGAYDLVVACGVESMSRVPMWSNVPAGADPFGPGVAERYPEGLVPQGISAELIAAKWSIGREQMDAFAVSSHRKAAEAWESGLFEAEVAPLEGVARDECVRPGSTTEILAGLKPAYHDPVFAERFPQIEWNVTAGNASPVNDGASAVLITSSETAARLGLRPLVRLHSFAVTGSDPLLMLTGVIPATEKVLRKASLTLDDIDLFEVNEAFSSVVLAWRQETGADLTRVNVHGGAIALGHPLGASGTRLTTTLAHAMRERGARYALQTMCEAGGLANAMVLERV